A window of the Tripterygium wilfordii isolate XIE 37 chromosome 12, ASM1340144v1, whole genome shotgun sequence genome harbors these coding sequences:
- the LOC120010802 gene encoding uncharacterized protein LOC120010802 isoform X2 produces MFNNNSISISVSDEESDELGKMRVRVRRKRKKPGYRDKNELTLRVCRLLVKYWMVLIFLPAAGLLLFEASRIGRRPSLVASPEHGMVKKLEMKPQVNLNRLDPTTRVVGGVRERCLKLLPPQELEHLDIPMLEDTRSPVKSVLYISEKDTPFLGRNTTIPQQNSEVKRFNLFTGNQTLDQRDESYKVRETAAIHCGFYSENGGFRILDEDRRYMETCKAVVSTCAFGGGDDLYQPIGMSEASVQQVCFVAFWDDVTLETQESVGHRIGEDHFIGKWRIVVVKDLPFSDQRLNGKIPKMLAHRLFPQAKYSIWVDSKSQFRRDPLGVLEALLWRSKSVLAISEHGARSSVYDEAKAVVKKNKATPEEVEVQLSQYQHDGLPDDKRFNGKKGGAFDVDESYNG; encoded by the exons ATGTTCAACAACAATAGCATCTCGATCTCCGTCTCGGATGAGGAGTCGGACGAGCTCGGTAAGATGCGAGTTCGAGTCCGTAGAAAGCGCAAGAAACCAGGTTACCGAGACAAGAACGAGTTAACTCTCCGAGTTTGCAGGCTTCTTGTGAAGTACTGGATGGTTCTGATCTTCCTCCCCGCAGCTGGTTTGCTCCTATTCGAGGCCTCGAGGATTGGTAGGAGGCCGAGTTTGGTGGCGAGCCCGGAACACGGCATGGTAAAGAAATTGGAGATGAAACCTCAGGTGAATTTGAATCGGCTCGATCCAACGACTCGTGTTGTCGGCGGCGTTAGAGAAC GTTGCTTGAAGCTCCTACCTCCACAAGAACTTGAGCATCTGGATATACCCATGCTTGAAGATACCAGGAGTCCTGTTAAAAGTGTTCTGTATATATCAGAGAAAGATACACCATTTCTAGGCAGGAATACGACCATTCCTCAACAAAACTCAGAAGTCAAAAGATTCAATTTATTTACCGGAAACCAAACTCTTGATCAGAGAGACGAAAGTTATAAG GTGAGAGAAACAGCTGCAATACATTGCGGATTTTATAGTGAAAATGGAGGGTTTAGAATTTTGGACGAGGACAGAAGATACATGGAAACTTGTAAGGCTGTCGTGTCTACTTGTGCATTTGGTGGTGGAGATGACCTTTATCAACCTATTGGAATGTCGGAGGCATCTGTCCAACAG GTATGCTTTGTTGCATTCTGGGATGATGTTACTCTGGAAACTCAAGAATCTGTTGGACATAGAATTGGTGAGGACCATTTTATTGGGAAATGGCGCATTGTGGTTGTAAAGGATCTTCCCTTCTCGGACCAAAGGTTGAATGGTAAAATCCCAAAG ATGTTGGCTCATCGCCTCTTTCCTCAAGCAAAATATTCTATTTGGGTGGACTCGAAGTCCCAATTTAGAAGGGACCCTTTAGGTGTCCTGGAAGCTCTGCTTTGGCGCTCAAAATCTGTACTCGCGATTTCAGAACATGGAGCTCGAAGCAGTGTATATGATGAGGCTAAGGCTGTTGtcaagaaaaacaaagctaCGCCAGAAGAAGTTGAGGTCCAGTTGAGTCAATATCAACATGATGGGTTGCCTGATGACAAGAGATTTAATGGGAAGAAAG GAGGGGCTTTTGATGTGGACGAGAGCTACAATGGATAG
- the LOC120010802 gene encoding uncharacterized protein LOC120010802 isoform X1 — protein sequence MFNNNSISISVSDEESDELGKMRVRVRRKRKKPGYRDKNELTLRVCRLLVKYWMVLIFLPAAGLLLFEASRIGRRPSLVASPEHGMVKKLEMKPQVNLNRLDPTTRVVGGVRERCLKLLPPQELEHLDIPMLEDTRSPVKSVLYISEKDTPFLGRNTTIPQQNSEVKRFNLFTGNQTLDQRDESYKVRETAAIHCGFYSENGGFRILDEDRRYMETCKAVVSTCAFGGGDDLYQPIGMSEASVQQVCFVAFWDDVTLETQESVGHRIGEDHFIGKWRIVVVKDLPFSDQRLNGKIPKMLAHRLFPQAKYSIWVDSKSQFRRDPLGVLEALLWRSKSVLAISEHGARSSVYDEAKAVVKKNKATPEEVEVQLSQYQHDGLPDDKRFNGKKALAEASVIVREHTQLTNQFMCLWFNEVVRFTSRDQLSFPYVLWRFKVLKNINMFPVCTRKDLVNSMGHIRKAKPLRS from the exons ATGTTCAACAACAATAGCATCTCGATCTCCGTCTCGGATGAGGAGTCGGACGAGCTCGGTAAGATGCGAGTTCGAGTCCGTAGAAAGCGCAAGAAACCAGGTTACCGAGACAAGAACGAGTTAACTCTCCGAGTTTGCAGGCTTCTTGTGAAGTACTGGATGGTTCTGATCTTCCTCCCCGCAGCTGGTTTGCTCCTATTCGAGGCCTCGAGGATTGGTAGGAGGCCGAGTTTGGTGGCGAGCCCGGAACACGGCATGGTAAAGAAATTGGAGATGAAACCTCAGGTGAATTTGAATCGGCTCGATCCAACGACTCGTGTTGTCGGCGGCGTTAGAGAAC GTTGCTTGAAGCTCCTACCTCCACAAGAACTTGAGCATCTGGATATACCCATGCTTGAAGATACCAGGAGTCCTGTTAAAAGTGTTCTGTATATATCAGAGAAAGATACACCATTTCTAGGCAGGAATACGACCATTCCTCAACAAAACTCAGAAGTCAAAAGATTCAATTTATTTACCGGAAACCAAACTCTTGATCAGAGAGACGAAAGTTATAAG GTGAGAGAAACAGCTGCAATACATTGCGGATTTTATAGTGAAAATGGAGGGTTTAGAATTTTGGACGAGGACAGAAGATACATGGAAACTTGTAAGGCTGTCGTGTCTACTTGTGCATTTGGTGGTGGAGATGACCTTTATCAACCTATTGGAATGTCGGAGGCATCTGTCCAACAG GTATGCTTTGTTGCATTCTGGGATGATGTTACTCTGGAAACTCAAGAATCTGTTGGACATAGAATTGGTGAGGACCATTTTATTGGGAAATGGCGCATTGTGGTTGTAAAGGATCTTCCCTTCTCGGACCAAAGGTTGAATGGTAAAATCCCAAAG ATGTTGGCTCATCGCCTCTTTCCTCAAGCAAAATATTCTATTTGGGTGGACTCGAAGTCCCAATTTAGAAGGGACCCTTTAGGTGTCCTGGAAGCTCTGCTTTGGCGCTCAAAATCTGTACTCGCGATTTCAGAACATGGAGCTCGAAGCAGTGTATATGATGAGGCTAAGGCTGTTGtcaagaaaaacaaagctaCGCCAGAAGAAGTTGAGGTCCAGTTGAGTCAATATCAACATGATGGGTTGCCTGATGACAAGAGATTTAATGGGAAGAAAG CCTTAGCTGAAGCTTCGGTCATTGTGAGGGAGCATACGCAATTGACTAATCAGTTTATGTGCCTCTGGTTTAATGAGGTAGTTCGATTTACTTCTCGAGATCAACTCAGCTTCCCATACGTTTTATGGCGATTTAAAGTGCTCAAGAACATCAATATGTTCCCTGTTTGCACCCGCAAAGATCTTGTTAACAGCATGGGGCATATACGCAAAGCTAAGCCTTTAAGAAGTTAA
- the LOC120011352 gene encoding probable E3 ubiquitin-protein ligase ARI2, with protein MKMEDFVLSDDDDYSYYENDDDDESLDVFQALDGELLFPMANGPSCKVITKETLLSAQKEDLQRVMDLLSLKEHHARTLLIHYRWDVEKVMAVLVEDGKDKLCAGAGVPVIGHDLSQISSTLMCSICFEDVAADEATVMDCGHCFCNNCWIEHFIVKINDGQSRHIKCMAYKCNAVCDDSKIRCLVGGRYPSLAEKFDRSLLESYIEDNRRVKWCPSVPHCGNAIRIEEDELCEVECACGVQFCFSCLSEAHSPCSCLMWELWSKKCHDESETVNWITIHTKPCPKCHKLVEKNGGCNLVCCVCEQAFCWLCGGATGKDHTWTTIVNHSCGRYKEDCKKKAEVAKRSLDRYIHYHSRYKAHADSFKLESKLEEAIQEKITKLEDRESTSKDFSWVMNGLYRLFRSRRILCCTYPFAYYMFGDDLFKDEMTEEQKELKKNLFEDQQQQFEANVEKLSSFLEENFDEYTEDQIRDLRMRIICLSVSIGTLCQNMYDCIENDLLGSLTQAVHRIAPYHSNGVEKASKLPSCWDTD; from the exons ATGAAAATGGAGGATTTTGTCTtgagtgatgatgatgattattctTATTATGAgaatgatgatgacgatgagtCTTTGGACGTGTTTCAAGCCCTTGACGGTGAGTTGCTGTTTCCAATGGCGAATGGTCCTTCCTGCAAG GTAATTACCAAAGAAACTTTATTGTCTGCACAG AAAGAGGACTTGCAAAGAGTGATGGACTTGCTGTCACTGAAGGAACACCATGCAAGAACCTTACTTATTCATTATCGATGGGATGTTGAAAAGGTTATGGCTGTGCTTGTAGAGGATGGGAAAGATAAGTTATGCGCTGGAGCTGGTGTGCCTGTTATTGGACATGATCTGTCACAGATTTCATCCACACTGATGTGCAGTATTTGTTTTGAGGATGTAGCTGCAGATGAGGCAACTGTGATGGACTGTGGTCATTGCTTTTGCAACAATT GTTGGATCGAGCATTTTATTGTGAAGATAAACGACGGCCAAAGCAGACACATTAAGTGCATGGCATACAAGTGCAACGCTGTCTGTGATGATTCGAAAATCAGATGTCTAGTTGGTGGGAGGTATCCTAGTCTTGCGGAGAAATTTGATCGTTCTCTTTTAGAATCATATATTGAGGACAATAGAAGAGTTAAATGGTGCCCCAGTGTCCCTCACTGTGGAAATGCAATAAGAATTGAAGAGGATGAACTTTGCGAAGTTGAATGTGCATGTGGTGTCCAATTTTGTTTTAGTTGCTTGTCTGAAGCTCACTCACCTTGCTCTTGTCTAATGTGGGAACTCTGGTCCAAGAAATGCCATGATGAGTCTGAGACTGTTAATTGGATAACAATCCacacgaaaccttgtccaaaatgTCACAAGCTGGTTGAAAAGAATGGAGGGTGCAACTTAGTATGCTGTGTCTGTGAACAAGCATTTTG TTGGCTATGTGGCGGTGCTACCGGCAAAGATCATACTTGGACAACCATCGTTAATCACAGCTGTGGGCGGTATAAAGAAGATTGTAAAAAGAAAGCTGAGGTTGCAAAGAGGAGCCTGGATCGTTACATTCACTACCATAGTCGATACAAAGCGCATGCTGATTCTTTTAAGCTAGAATCTAAACTAGAAGAAGCCATTCAAGAAAAGATAACAAAGCTGGAAGACAGGGAATCTACTTCTAAAGATTTCAGTTGGGTAATGAATGGGCTCTACAGGCTATTTAGGTCAAGGCGAATTCTTTGCTGCACCTACCCATTTGCCTATTACATGTTTGGCGATGACTTGTTTAAAGATGAAATGACAGAGGAGCAAAAGGAACTTAAGAAAAACTTGTTTGAGGACCAACAACAGCAGTTCGAGGCAAATGTTGAGAAGCTTTCATCATTTTTAGaggaaaattttgatgaatacACGGAGGACCAAATTAGGGATCTGAGAATGAGGATCATCTGTCTTTCCGTTAGCATTGGTACTCTGTGTCAAAACAT GTATGATTGCATCGAGAATGATTTGCTGGGTTCCCTGACGCAGGCAGTTCACAGAATAGCTCCCTACCATTCAAATGGTGTGGAGAAAGCTTCAAAACTTCCTAGTTGTTGGGACACTGACTGA